From the genome of Parazoarcus communis, one region includes:
- a CDS encoding SDR family NAD(P)-dependent oxidoreductase, protein MSARFDLSGRVAAVTGGSSGLGRAMARALAGAGADLVLIARRRDELEHAAGEIRSAGGRAAFVVADLADPAALGSIAAQAAEAFGAPDILINAAGVNLRQPIEEVGPEAWNLHLALHLTAPFFLAKAMAPAMIAKGRGRIINLASLQSQRAFPNSAPYGAGKGGIVQLTRAMAEAWSRHGITVNAIAPGFFPTELTAAVFNDPARAEANARQTMIGRNGELEDIAGPTIFFASDASAYVTGQTLFVDGGFSAK, encoded by the coding sequence ATGAGCGCCCGTTTCGATCTGAGCGGGCGCGTTGCCGCCGTCACCGGCGGCAGCTCCGGCCTCGGCCGCGCCATGGCGCGGGCGCTGGCCGGCGCGGGTGCCGACCTGGTGCTGATCGCGCGCCGCCGCGATGAACTCGAGCATGCGGCCGGTGAGATCCGCAGCGCCGGCGGACGTGCCGCCTTCGTCGTTGCCGACCTTGCCGACCCCGCCGCGCTTGGCAGCATCGCTGCACAGGCTGCCGAAGCCTTTGGGGCGCCGGACATCCTCATCAATGCCGCCGGCGTCAATCTGCGCCAGCCCATCGAGGAAGTCGGCCCCGAGGCCTGGAATCTGCACCTCGCGCTCCACCTCACCGCGCCCTTCTTCCTCGCCAAGGCCATGGCGCCCGCCATGATCGCCAAAGGCCGGGGCCGCATCATCAACCTCGCATCGCTGCAATCGCAGCGCGCCTTTCCCAACAGCGCACCTTACGGTGCGGGCAAGGGCGGCATCGTGCAGCTGACGCGCGCGATGGCCGAGGCCTGGTCGCGCCACGGCATCACGGTCAATGCAATCGCGCCCGGCTTCTTCCCCACCGAGCTCACCGCAGCGGTCTTCAACGACCCCGCACGCGCAGAGGCCAATGCCCGCCAGACCATGATCGGGCGCAATGGTGAACTCGAAGACATCGCCGGCCCCACGATCTTCTTCGCATCGGATGCATCCGCCTACGTCACCGGCCAGACCCTGTTCGTCGACGGCGGCTTCTCCGCAAAATGA